One window from the genome of Methylomarinovum caldicuralii encodes:
- the trxA gene encoding thioredoxin TrxA, translating to MSDAIVHVTDDNFEEEVLKSKLPVLVDFWAEWCGPCKMIAPILDQIAEEYQERLKVAKLNIDESPKTPQHYGVRGIPTLMLFKDGEVEATKVGALSKSQLEAFLEQNL from the coding sequence GTGAGTGACGCAATCGTTCATGTAACCGACGACAATTTCGAAGAAGAAGTACTAAAATCCAAATTGCCGGTGCTGGTGGACTTCTGGGCGGAATGGTGCGGCCCCTGCAAGATGATCGCCCCCATTCTGGACCAGATCGCCGAGGAATATCAGGAGCGTCTCAAAGTCGCCAAGCTGAACATCGACGAGAGCCCCAAGACCCCGCAGCATTACGGGGTTCGCGGCATTCCGACCCTGATGCTGTTCAAAGACGGTGAAGTGGAGGCCACCAAGGTGGGGGCCCTGAGCAAATCCCAACTGGAGGCTTTCCTGGAACAGAACCTCTAA
- a CDS encoding CYTH domain-containing protein: MALEIERKFLVRDDRWRALVSRQSRIRQGYLNQAKNCSVRVRSADGHGWLNIKSVTIGARRHEYEYEIPWQDAEEMLDTLCRPPLIEKTRYFVEHQGHLWEIDVFEGDNAGLVVAEIELNHPHEPFVKPPWIGREVTEDPRYYNTCLAQNPYRNWRDQAPAP, encoded by the coding sequence ATGGCACTGGAAATCGAGCGCAAGTTTCTGGTGCGGGACGACCGCTGGCGCGCCCTGGTGTCACGCCAGAGCCGTATCCGCCAAGGATATCTAAACCAGGCCAAAAACTGTTCGGTGCGGGTCCGCAGCGCCGACGGACACGGCTGGCTCAACATCAAAAGCGTCACCATCGGCGCCCGGCGTCACGAATACGAGTACGAGATTCCCTGGCAGGACGCCGAGGAGATGCTGGACACCCTGTGCCGGCCTCCCCTGATCGAAAAGACCCGCTATTTCGTGGAACACCAAGGGCATCTGTGGGAGATCGACGTCTTCGAAGGGGACAACGCCGGACTGGTGGTGGCCGAAATCGAACTGAACCATCCCCATGAACCCTTCGTCAAACCACCCTGGATCGGCCGCGAAGTGACCGAAGATCCGCGCTACTACAACACCTGCTTGGCCCAGAATCCCTATCGGAACTGGCGGGATCAGGCACCGGCGCCCTAA
- the rho gene encoding transcription termination factor Rho, which produces MNLTELKRKSAAELLEIAESLGIEGVSRSRKQDLIFAILKKVAKNGEDIYSEGVLEILQDGFGFLRSPDASYLAGPDDIYVSPSQIRRFSLRTGDTVSGKIRPPKEGERYFAMLKVEKINFEPPENAKHKVDFSNLTPLFPQERFVLEIGNGSTEDLTARVIDLVAPIGKGQRGLIVSPPKAGKTMILQNIAHSIAIKNPECYLIVLLIDERPEEVTEMTRSVRGEVVSSTFDEPPARHVQVAEMVIEKAKRLVEHKRDVVILLDSITRLARAYNTVVPSSGKLLTGGVDANALEKPKRFFGAARNIEEGGSLTIIATALVETGSRMDDVIYEEFKGTGNMELHLERKIAEKRIYPAININRSGTRREEFLVPPDELQKAWILRKILQPMDEIAAIEFLLDRLRKTKTNAEFFEAMKRA; this is translated from the coding sequence ATGAACCTTACCGAACTGAAACGCAAATCCGCGGCCGAGTTGCTGGAAATCGCCGAATCCCTCGGAATCGAGGGGGTTTCCCGCAGCCGCAAGCAGGATCTGATCTTCGCCATTCTCAAGAAGGTCGCCAAAAACGGCGAGGACATCTACAGCGAAGGGGTGCTGGAGATCCTCCAGGACGGCTTCGGCTTCCTGCGCTCGCCCGACGCTTCCTACCTGGCAGGGCCGGATGACATCTACGTCTCCCCCAGCCAGATCCGCCGCTTCAGCCTGCGCACCGGAGACACCGTCTCCGGCAAGATCCGCCCGCCGAAGGAAGGCGAACGCTATTTCGCCATGCTCAAGGTGGAGAAGATCAACTTCGAGCCACCGGAGAACGCCAAGCACAAGGTGGATTTCTCCAACCTGACGCCGCTGTTCCCCCAGGAACGCTTCGTGCTCGAGATCGGCAACGGCAGCACCGAAGACCTGACCGCCCGGGTCATCGACCTGGTCGCCCCCATCGGCAAGGGCCAGCGCGGCCTGATCGTCTCGCCGCCGAAGGCGGGCAAGACCATGATCCTGCAGAACATCGCCCACTCCATCGCCATCAAGAACCCGGAATGCTACCTGATCGTGCTGCTGATCGACGAGCGTCCAGAGGAAGTGACGGAGATGACCCGCAGCGTCCGCGGCGAGGTGGTGTCGAGCACCTTCGACGAGCCGCCGGCCCGCCACGTCCAGGTGGCGGAGATGGTGATCGAGAAGGCCAAACGCCTGGTGGAGCACAAGCGCGACGTGGTCATCCTGCTCGATTCCATCACCCGCCTGGCACGGGCCTACAACACCGTGGTGCCCTCCTCCGGCAAACTGCTGACCGGCGGCGTGGACGCCAACGCCCTGGAAAAGCCCAAGCGCTTCTTCGGCGCCGCCCGCAACATCGAGGAAGGCGGCAGCCTCACCATCATCGCCACCGCGCTGGTGGAAACCGGCTCACGCATGGACGATGTCATCTACGAGGAATTCAAGGGCACCGGCAACATGGAGCTGCACCTGGAACGCAAGATCGCCGAAAAGCGCATCTACCCGGCCATCAACATCAACCGTTCCGGCACCCGCCGCGAGGAGTTCCTGGTGCCTCCGGACGAACTGCAGAAGGCCTGGATCCTGCGCAAGATCCTGCAACCGATGGACGAGATCGCCGCCATCGAATTCCTCCTCGACCGCCTGCGCAAGACCAAGACCAACGCGGAGTTCTTCGAGGCGATGAAACGGGCCTGA
- a CDS encoding CDGSH iron-sulfur domain-containing protein produces MSEPVVAQKSPIPVEVEAGKTYYWCSCGRSKDQPFCDGSHKGTGFTPLAWSADKSATVYFCACKHTKNPPLCDGSHKALDD; encoded by the coding sequence ATGAGCGAACCTGTCGTGGCGCAGAAATCCCCCATCCCCGTCGAGGTCGAGGCCGGCAAGACCTATTACTGGTGCAGCTGCGGCCGCAGCAAGGATCAGCCCTTCTGTGACGGCTCCCACAAGGGAACCGGGTTCACCCCTCTGGCCTGGAGCGCGGACAAAAGCGCCACCGTCTATTTCTGCGCCTGCAAACACACCAAAAATCCCCCCCTGTGCGACGGCAGCCACAAGGCCCTCGACGACTGA
- a CDS encoding GGDEF domain-containing protein, translated as MAEDRISFIPRYHETPDQAAEYLRLTLPLLSKHRLPVNPVNYAIGYDYVAGNNRPLREAIDRLQQTHQPLTPELCIRFYKEYILDEAARRFEKVGDSLQHLVGNTLSEVEKTETQAGHSAATLEQQAALLQQQEPAQIAEVLQNVIQETRNLAAAGSELRSNLQATNREIHQLRAELEMMKEAAFTDALTGLLNRRAFDMKIQQLLANAPVGTSFLLLLDLDHFKKINDQYGHLTGDKVLRFTAEVIRKHLPPGQIAARYGGEEMAVLLQGFDRAQALRLAEQIRETLAKSRLKRRDNEETLGQVTLSIGIAGLEENDTVDSLIERADQALYEAKRQGRNRVIDDRGLIRRESS; from the coding sequence ATGGCTGAAGACCGCATCTCCTTCATCCCCCGCTATCACGAGACGCCCGATCAGGCGGCCGAATATCTCCGCCTGACCCTGCCCTTGCTGAGCAAGCACCGGCTACCGGTCAATCCAGTCAATTATGCCATAGGCTACGACTACGTCGCCGGCAATAACCGCCCTCTGCGGGAGGCCATCGACCGGCTCCAGCAGACCCACCAGCCCCTGACGCCGGAGCTGTGCATCCGCTTCTACAAGGAATACATCCTCGATGAGGCCGCCCGCCGCTTCGAGAAGGTCGGCGACTCACTCCAGCATCTAGTTGGCAACACCCTGTCAGAAGTGGAAAAGACCGAAACCCAAGCGGGCCACTCGGCCGCCACGCTGGAGCAGCAGGCCGCCCTGCTGCAGCAACAGGAGCCGGCACAGATCGCCGAGGTCCTCCAGAACGTGATCCAGGAAACCCGCAACCTGGCCGCCGCCGGCAGTGAACTGCGCAGCAACCTGCAGGCCACCAACCGGGAAATCCACCAACTGCGGGCCGAGCTGGAAATGATGAAAGAGGCTGCCTTCACCGACGCCCTCACCGGCCTGCTGAACCGCCGGGCCTTCGACATGAAGATCCAGCAGTTGCTCGCCAACGCCCCGGTCGGCACCAGTTTTCTGCTCCTCTTGGACCTGGATCACTTTAAAAAGATCAACGACCAATACGGTCATCTGACCGGTGACAAGGTCCTGCGCTTCACCGCCGAGGTCATCAGGAAACACCTGCCCCCGGGCCAGATCGCCGCCCGCTACGGTGGTGAGGAAATGGCCGTCCTGCTGCAGGGCTTCGACCGCGCGCAAGCACTCCGCCTGGCCGAGCAGATCCGCGAGACCCTGGCCAAAAGCCGCCTGAAACGGCGCGACAACGAGGAAACCCTCGGCCAGGTCACCCTCTCCATCGGCATTGCGGGCCTCGAGGAGAACGACACCGTCGACAGCCTCATTGAGCGCGCCGACCAGGCCCTTTACGAAGCCAAGCGCCAAGGCCGCAACCGGGTCATCGACGACCGCGGGCTGATACGACGCGAAAGCTCCTGA
- the yrfG gene encoding GMP/IMP nucleotidase — MSWQEIDLVLMDMDGTLLDLNFDNHFWLEFVPARYAEKHGLTVARAKAELMPRFEALKGKLEWYCLDYWNRELRLDLAGLKAEIAGLIQTLPHVDDFLSAVNDAGQRLWLVTNAHPQALALKLERTCLQRFFDRIVCSHHYGHPKESQAFWQALHREHPFPRERALMIDDSLPVLEAARRFGIAHQIAISRPDSRQPERRIDGFPAVEDLQCLLPPGSDGGNT; from the coding sequence TTGTCCTGGCAGGAGATCGACCTCGTGCTCATGGACATGGACGGCACGCTGTTGGATCTCAACTTCGACAATCACTTCTGGCTCGAATTCGTCCCCGCCCGCTATGCCGAGAAACACGGCCTGACGGTCGCCCGCGCCAAGGCCGAGCTGATGCCCCGCTTCGAGGCCCTGAAGGGCAAACTGGAATGGTACTGCCTGGATTACTGGAACCGGGAACTTCGCCTCGACCTGGCGGGTCTGAAGGCGGAAATCGCCGGTCTGATCCAAACCCTGCCCCATGTCGACGATTTCCTCAGCGCCGTCAACGACGCCGGTCAGCGCCTGTGGCTGGTGACCAACGCCCATCCCCAGGCCCTGGCGCTGAAGCTGGAGCGCACCTGCCTGCAGCGCTTCTTCGACCGAATCGTCTGCAGCCATCACTACGGGCACCCCAAGGAATCACAGGCGTTCTGGCAGGCATTGCACCGCGAGCACCCGTTTCCGCGGGAACGGGCGCTGATGATCGACGACAGTCTGCCGGTGCTCGAAGCGGCCCGGCGATTCGGCATCGCCCACCAGATCGCCATCAGCCGCCCGGACAGCCGCCAGCCTGAGCGCCGCATCGATGGCTTTCCGGCGGTGGAAGACTTACAATGCCTGCTCCCACCCGGCTCCGACGGCGGAAACACTTGA
- the hrpA gene encoding ATP-dependent RNA helicase HrpA, which yields MNLDELQTQLERCQSRDRHRLARQLQRLKDLDPARLERLRRELEASVAATEARRSRIPPLAYPELPVAAKKDDIAAALQEHQVVVVCGETGSGKTTQLPKICLEIGRGTRGMIGHTQPRRIAARSVAARIAAELKTPLGALVGFKVRFSDHTRPETLVKLMTDGILLAETQSDRYLTQYDALIIDEAHERSLNIDFLLGYLKWLLPRRPDLKLIVTSATIDPQRFSEHFGGAPIIEVSGRSYPVEVRYRPLAGEGESSDQDLIQAILEGVDELAAERLADILVFLTGERDIRDAAEALRKHHPEKYEILPLYARLSAREQQKVFQPGGRPRIVLATNVAETSLTVPGIRAVIDSGLARISRYSPRSKLQRLPIEPVSQASARQRAGRCGRIAPGVCLRLYSEEDFLSRPAFTDPEIRRTNLAAVILQMKALRLGDIETFPFIDPPDPRQIRAGIKLLQELQALDGKGELTAIGRQLIKFPIDPRLARMLVAARDENCLTELTVIAAALSIQDPRERPADQAQAADEKHALWRDEKSDFLGFLKLWNGYQQQRRHLSNTQLRKWCKAHFLSYLRMREWLDLHGQLLEIVKGELGWRPNQQPAEYDAIHRAILSGLLSQIGFRRDKYEYEGVRGLKFFIFPGSGLFQTRPRWLVSAEQVETSKVYARINAQVEPAWIEQCAGHLLKRHHYDPHWERKARRVAAFERVTLCGLTLVERRKVAYEKIDPKKAREIFIAQALVQQDYDCNLDFFCHNRALLRELDLLQHKARQGDLLLDERWLYDFYDRQIPARLANADDFERWYRRQVRNRPDLLKLDRDAVIRHLDGVDQADFPDHWEDGDLRLALRYRFEPGHEADGVSVLVPVAVLPQLDARPFAWLVPGLLEENVVFILKGLPRSLRRRLVPIPDTAWRVCRELQGRDGDFWAELSRALLRVTGVEVGADALKTVELPDHLQMNFQVLGERGRVLAQGRDLERLKTKLALSARETFARSDAGDLTRTGLKRWDFGPLPRSHKMRRKGQLVIGFPALVDEGDSCAVRLFPTSGEARRAHRRGLIRMLQFQLGGDFRRLKKQLPFSTADEIAYARLPAHPWRDTGPRRPLLDEVADRVIEEVFLGDDPDIRDAEALASCLAAHRSRLFETAQRLGTLVRDILQGLQACRRRRGELKHLEKSPSGADIDQQLTLLGYQGFVARIPMAQLQHLPRYLKALQYRLDKAEYELAKDEARVAKIRPFWDAYWRQAEAGTIEDPDSDPFRWSLEEFRVSLFAQQIKTAYPVSEKRLAKAWAEYQAA from the coding sequence ATGAATCTCGACGAACTGCAGACTCAGCTGGAACGCTGCCAGAGCCGGGACCGCCATCGGCTGGCGCGTCAGTTGCAGCGCCTGAAGGATCTGGACCCGGCGCGGCTGGAACGCTTGCGCCGGGAGCTGGAGGCTTCCGTCGCCGCCACCGAGGCCCGCCGGTCCCGCATTCCGCCGCTGGCGTATCCCGAGCTGCCGGTGGCGGCCAAGAAGGACGACATCGCCGCCGCCCTTCAGGAACACCAGGTGGTCGTGGTCTGCGGCGAGACCGGCTCGGGCAAGACCACCCAGCTGCCCAAGATCTGTCTCGAGATCGGTCGCGGCACCCGCGGCATGATCGGCCACACCCAGCCGCGCCGCATCGCCGCCCGCAGCGTCGCCGCCCGCATCGCCGCCGAGCTCAAGACCCCGCTGGGGGCGCTGGTGGGATTCAAGGTGCGCTTTTCCGACCACACCCGGCCGGAAACCCTGGTCAAGCTGATGACCGACGGCATCCTGCTGGCGGAAACCCAAAGCGACCGCTATCTGACCCAGTACGACGCCCTCATCATCGACGAGGCCCACGAGCGCAGCCTCAACATTGACTTCCTCCTCGGCTACCTCAAGTGGCTGCTGCCGCGGCGGCCCGATCTCAAGCTCATCGTCACTTCCGCTACCATCGACCCCCAGCGTTTTTCCGAGCACTTCGGCGGGGCGCCGATCATCGAGGTGTCCGGGCGCAGCTATCCGGTCGAGGTCCGCTACCGTCCCCTGGCGGGCGAAGGGGAAAGCAGCGACCAGGATCTGATCCAGGCGATTCTGGAGGGCGTCGACGAACTGGCGGCCGAGCGCCTGGCCGACATCCTGGTGTTCCTCACCGGCGAGCGCGACATCCGCGATGCCGCCGAGGCCCTGCGCAAGCACCATCCGGAGAAGTACGAGATCCTGCCCCTGTACGCCCGCCTCAGCGCCCGCGAACAGCAGAAGGTGTTCCAACCGGGCGGCAGGCCCCGGATCGTGCTGGCCACCAACGTGGCGGAAACCTCCCTGACGGTGCCCGGCATCCGCGCCGTCATCGATTCGGGCCTGGCGCGCATCAGCCGCTACAGTCCCCGCAGCAAGCTCCAGCGCCTGCCCATCGAACCCGTCTCCCAGGCATCGGCCCGGCAGCGGGCTGGGCGCTGCGGCCGCATCGCCCCCGGGGTGTGCCTGCGGCTGTATTCCGAAGAGGATTTCCTCAGCCGTCCGGCCTTCACCGATCCGGAAATCCGCCGCACCAACCTGGCGGCGGTTATCCTGCAGATGAAGGCCCTGCGCCTGGGGGACATTGAGACTTTCCCCTTCATCGATCCCCCCGACCCCAGGCAGATCCGCGCCGGGATCAAACTGCTGCAGGAACTCCAGGCTCTGGACGGGAAGGGGGAACTGACCGCCATCGGCCGGCAGCTCATCAAGTTCCCCATCGACCCGCGGCTGGCGCGGATGCTGGTGGCGGCCCGGGATGAGAACTGCCTGACCGAGCTGACCGTCATCGCCGCCGCCCTCAGCATCCAGGACCCGCGCGAGCGGCCCGCCGACCAGGCCCAGGCCGCCGACGAGAAGCATGCCCTGTGGCGCGACGAGAAGTCCGACTTTCTCGGTTTCCTCAAGCTGTGGAATGGGTATCAGCAGCAGCGCCGCCATCTCTCCAACACCCAGCTGCGCAAGTGGTGCAAGGCCCATTTCCTGTCCTATCTGCGCATGCGCGAGTGGCTCGACCTCCACGGCCAGCTGCTGGAGATCGTCAAGGGGGAACTGGGCTGGCGCCCCAACCAGCAGCCGGCGGAATACGACGCCATCCACCGCGCCATCCTCAGCGGATTGCTGTCCCAGATCGGCTTCCGCCGCGACAAGTACGAGTACGAGGGGGTGCGGGGGCTGAAGTTCTTCATCTTCCCCGGCTCCGGCCTGTTCCAGACCCGCCCGCGCTGGCTGGTGTCGGCCGAACAGGTGGAAACCAGCAAGGTGTACGCCCGCATCAACGCCCAGGTGGAGCCGGCCTGGATCGAGCAGTGCGCCGGCCATCTGCTCAAGCGCCACCATTACGATCCCCACTGGGAGCGCAAGGCCCGCCGGGTGGCGGCCTTCGAGCGCGTCACCCTGTGCGGCCTCACCCTGGTGGAGCGGCGCAAGGTGGCCTACGAGAAGATCGATCCCAAAAAGGCGCGGGAGATCTTCATCGCCCAGGCCCTGGTGCAGCAGGACTACGACTGCAATCTCGACTTCTTCTGCCACAACCGGGCCCTGCTGCGGGAACTGGACCTGCTCCAGCACAAGGCCCGCCAGGGGGATCTGCTGCTGGACGAGCGCTGGCTCTACGACTTCTACGACCGCCAGATTCCGGCACGTCTAGCCAATGCCGACGATTTCGAACGCTGGTACCGGCGCCAGGTCCGCAACCGTCCGGACCTGCTCAAGCTCGACCGCGACGCGGTGATCCGCCATCTCGACGGCGTCGATCAGGCCGATTTCCCCGACCACTGGGAAGACGGCGACCTGCGTCTGGCGCTGCGTTACCGCTTCGAGCCGGGGCACGAGGCCGACGGCGTCAGCGTCCTGGTGCCGGTGGCGGTGCTGCCCCAGCTCGATGCGCGGCCCTTCGCCTGGCTGGTGCCGGGGCTGCTGGAGGAAAATGTGGTCTTTATCCTGAAGGGCCTGCCCCGCAGCCTGCGCCGCCGGCTGGTGCCGATTCCCGATACCGCCTGGCGGGTCTGCCGGGAACTGCAGGGCCGGGACGGGGATTTCTGGGCCGAGCTATCGCGGGCGCTGCTGCGGGTCACGGGGGTCGAGGTCGGCGCCGATGCCCTCAAGACGGTGGAACTGCCCGACCATCTGCAGATGAACTTCCAGGTCCTCGGTGAGCGCGGCCGGGTGCTGGCTCAGGGGCGGGATCTGGAGCGGCTCAAGACCAAGCTGGCGCTGTCGGCGCGGGAAACCTTCGCCCGCAGCGATGCCGGCGATCTGACCCGCACCGGCCTGAAACGCTGGGACTTCGGCCCGCTGCCCCGGTCCCACAAGATGAGGCGGAAGGGCCAGCTGGTAATCGGTTTTCCGGCGCTGGTGGACGAGGGCGACAGCTGCGCTGTGCGTCTGTTTCCCACCTCGGGTGAGGCGCGCCGCGCCCACCGCCGCGGCCTGATCCGCATGCTCCAGTTCCAGCTCGGCGGCGATTTCCGCCGTCTCAAAAAGCAGCTGCCCTTCAGCACCGCCGACGAGATCGCCTATGCCCGCTTGCCTGCCCATCCCTGGCGCGACACCGGCCCCCGGCGCCCGCTGCTGGACGAGGTGGCCGACCGGGTGATCGAGGAGGTATTCCTCGGCGACGACCCCGACATCCGCGACGCCGAGGCCCTGGCATCCTGTCTGGCCGCCCACCGCAGCCGGCTGTTCGAAACCGCCCAGCGCCTGGGGACGCTGGTGCGCGACATCCTCCAGGGACTGCAGGCCTGTCGCCGCCGCCGCGGCGAACTGAAGCATCTGGAGAAGTCCCCCAGCGGCGCCGACATCGACCAGCAGCTGACCCTGTTGGGGTACCAGGGCTTCGTCGCCCGCATCCCGATGGCGCAGCTGCAACACCTGCCGCGCTATCTCAAGGCCTTGCAATACCGGCTCGACAAGGCAGAATACGAACTGGCCAAGGACGAGGCGCGGGTGGCGAAGATCCGCCCTTTTTGGGACGCCTACTGGCGGCAGGCCGAGGCCGGCACCATCGAAGACCCGGATTCCGACCCCTTCCGCTGGAGCCTGGAGGAGTTCCGGGTGTCGCTGTTCGCCCAGCAGATCAAGACCGCCTATCCGGTGTCGGAAAAGCGTCTGGCCAAGGCCTGGGCGGAATACCAGGCCGCCTGA
- the cysQ gene encoding 3'(2'),5'-bisphosphate nucleotidase CysQ, translating into MQNLPLARLLTPVIDTARWAGQRIMKIYASDFNVAFKDDRSPLTAADTAAHRCIVDSLSRLDPAFPILSEEASDLPYEERCQWRTYWLVDPLDGTKEFIHRNGQFTVNIALVHDHEPVLGVVYVPAEGTLYYGAAGQGAFKQVADGSPQPIRVRKPVPERLVIVGSRSHQTPEFAEYLRRLDGDYELISIGSSLKFCLVAEGSADLYPRLGPTSEWDTAAAHCVVVQAGGFVVDLSGKPLRYNTKASVLNPYFLAYGDDSRDWLRYLPESL; encoded by the coding sequence ATGCAAAATCTGCCATTGGCGCGCCTGCTGACGCCGGTCATCGACACCGCGCGCTGGGCCGGGCAGCGGATCATGAAAATCTACGCGTCGGATTTCAACGTCGCGTTCAAGGACGATCGATCCCCGCTCACCGCCGCCGACACTGCTGCCCACCGCTGTATCGTCGATTCCCTGTCCCGGCTCGATCCGGCGTTTCCCATCCTCTCCGAGGAAGCCAGCGACCTTCCCTACGAGGAGCGCTGCCAGTGGCGCACCTACTGGCTGGTCGATCCCCTCGACGGCACCAAGGAATTCATCCACCGCAACGGCCAGTTTACCGTCAACATCGCCCTGGTTCACGATCACGAACCGGTGCTCGGGGTGGTTTACGTTCCGGCGGAAGGGACGCTCTATTACGGTGCTGCAGGCCAGGGAGCCTTCAAGCAGGTTGCCGATGGCTCGCCGCAGCCGATCCGGGTGCGGAAGCCGGTGCCGGAGAGGCTGGTCATCGTCGGCAGCCGTTCCCACCAGACGCCGGAATTTGCCGAATATCTCCGCCGCCTCGACGGCGACTATGAACTGATCTCCATCGGCAGCTCCCTCAAATTCTGCCTGGTGGCCGAGGGCAGTGCCGATCTCTATCCACGCCTGGGGCCCACCTCCGAGTGGGATACCGCCGCCGCCCATTGCGTGGTGGTGCAGGCCGGGGGCTTCGTCGTCGATCTGAGCGGCAAACCGCTGCGCTACAACACCAAGGCGTCGGTGCTGAATCCCTACTTTCTGGCCTACGGCGACGATTCCCGCGACTGGCTGCGCTATCTTCCGGAATCCCTGTGA
- the hemL gene encoding glutamate-1-semialdehyde 2,1-aminomutase, whose protein sequence is MKSSRQLFERAQQVIPGGVNSPVRAFKGVGGTPPFIERAKGPFVYDVEGRRYIDYVGSWGPMILGHAHPEVLAAVRAAAEKGLSFGAPTEIEVRMAELLCRLVPSLEMVRMVNSGTEATMSAIRLARGYTGRDKVVKFEGCYHGHADALLVKAGSGALTCGVPGSPGVPTSVAEHTLTLPYNDSDAVRELFERQGGEIACIIVEPVAGNMNCVPPKPGFLQTLREVCDRHGAVLIFDEVMTGFRVALGGAQQRFGITPDLTCLGKVIGGGMPVGAFGGRREIMERLAPVGPVYQAGTLSGNPVAMAAGLRTLELVSETGFFERLEEKTESLCAGLRQRAESAGVALRTNCVGGMFGLFFTEADEVADFAAVMACDQERFKRFFHGMLEEGVYLAPSAFEAGFVSAVHDDDAITATLAAAERVLRRL, encoded by the coding sequence ATGAAATCTTCCCGACAATTGTTCGAACGTGCCCAGCAGGTGATTCCCGGCGGGGTCAACTCCCCGGTGCGGGCCTTTAAGGGGGTGGGTGGCACCCCGCCGTTCATCGAACGGGCCAAGGGGCCGTTCGTGTACGACGTGGAGGGACGGCGTTACATCGATTACGTCGGATCCTGGGGGCCGATGATCCTGGGCCACGCCCATCCGGAGGTGCTCGCGGCAGTCCGGGCGGCGGCGGAAAAGGGCCTGAGCTTCGGCGCTCCCACCGAGATCGAGGTGCGCATGGCCGAGCTGCTGTGCCGCCTGGTGCCGTCGCTGGAAATGGTGCGGATGGTCAATTCCGGCACCGAGGCCACCATGAGCGCCATCCGTCTGGCCCGCGGCTACACCGGGCGCGACAAGGTGGTGAAGTTCGAGGGCTGTTATCACGGCCACGCCGACGCCCTGTTGGTCAAGGCCGGCTCCGGCGCCCTGACCTGCGGGGTGCCCGGTTCCCCCGGGGTCCCGACCAGCGTCGCCGAACACACCCTGACCCTGCCGTACAACGACAGCGACGCGGTGCGGGAACTGTTCGAGCGCCAGGGCGGGGAGATCGCCTGCATCATCGTCGAGCCGGTGGCCGGCAACATGAACTGCGTGCCGCCAAAGCCCGGTTTTCTCCAGACCCTGCGGGAAGTGTGCGACCGCCACGGGGCGGTGCTGATCTTCGACGAGGTCATGACCGGTTTCCGCGTCGCCCTGGGCGGGGCCCAGCAGCGTTTCGGCATCACCCCGGACCTGACCTGTCTGGGCAAGGTCATCGGCGGCGGCATGCCCGTGGGGGCCTTCGGCGGCAGGCGGGAGATCATGGAACGGCTGGCCCCGGTCGGGCCGGTGTATCAGGCCGGCACCCTGTCGGGCAATCCGGTGGCCATGGCCGCAGGTCTTAGAACCCTCGAACTGGTGTCCGAAACCGGCTTCTTCGAGCGCCTGGAGGAGAAGACCGAGTCCTTGTGCGCCGGCCTGCGCCAGCGGGCCGAGTCGGCGGGGGTGGCGCTGCGGACCAACTGCGTCGGCGGCATGTTCGGCCTGTTCTTCACCGAGGCGGACGAGGTGGCCGATTTTGCCGCGGTGATGGCCTGCGACCAGGAACGCTTCAAACGCTTCTTCCACGGTATGCTGGAAGAGGGGGTGTATCTGGCGCCGTCGGCGTTCGAGGCCGGTTTCGTCTCCGCCGTCCACGACGACGACGCCATTACCGCCACCCTGGCCGCGGCCGAACGGGTGCTGCGCCGCCTGTAA